One genomic region from Xiphophorus couchianus chromosome 21, X_couchianus-1.0, whole genome shotgun sequence encodes:
- the slc35b3 gene encoding adenosine 3'-phospho 5'-phosphosulfate transporter 2 isoform X1 → MDSSKQIPVTTDTMSTKYGLVGYNSSRKHISISIPSSTEVMSPHIKSVEELRVLGINLSSLSAPTQFFICVAGVFLFYLIYGYLQELIFSVEGFKPFGWYLTLVQFGFYSMFGLVELQFTQDKRRRIPGKTYMMIAFLTVGTMGLSNTSLGYLNYPTQVIFKCCKLIPVMIGGVFIQGKRYNLTDVSAALCMSLGLIWFTLADSKVAPNFNVTGVMLISLALCADAVIGNVQEKAMKLHNGSNSEMVLYSYSIGFIYILGGLLCVGGLGPAVAFCSEHPVKTYGYAFFFSLTGYFGISFVLALIKLFGALVAVTVTTGRKAMTIILSFMFFTKPFTFQYIWGGLLVVFGIFLNVYSKNKEKMKLPTLKDVRSWLLTKKKVRFLSQNV, encoded by the exons ATGGATTCTTCCAAACAG ATTCCAGTTACCACGGACACAATGAGCACCAAATATGGCCTGGTGGGTTACAACAGTTCGCGGAAGCACATCTCTATCTCCATTCCATCGTCCACAGAGGTGATGTCGCCTCACATCAAGTCTGTGGAGGAGCTGAGGGTTCTGGGAATCAACCTGAGCAGCTTAAGTGCCCCAACACAGTTCTTTATCTGTGTGGCTGGAGTCTTCCTCTTTTACCTTATCTACGGATATTTGCAG gaattaatattttctgtggAAGGATTCAAACCTTTTGGTTGGTACCTCACTTTGGTACAGTTTGGCTTTTATTCCATGTTTGGACTCGTTGAGCTTCAGTTCACGCAAGACAAACGCAGAAG GATACCAGGGAAGACCTACATGATGATTGCATTTCTAACAGTAGGAACTATGGGACTATCCAATACCTCTTTAGGCTATTTGAACTACCCCACCCAGGTCATCTTCAAGTGCTGCAAACTCATCCCAGTCATGATCGGAGGAGTTTTTATCCAAG GGAAACGGTATAACTTGACTGATGTGTCTGCTGCTCTCTGCATGAGTCTGGGACTCATCTGGTTTACCCTAGCTGACAGCAAAGTAGCTCCGAACTTCAATGTGACAG gtgTTATGCTCATCTCCCTGGCTCTGTGTGCTGATGCCGTGATTGGAAATGTGCAGGAAAAGGCCATGAAGCTCCACAACGGCTCCAACTCTGAAATG GTGCTGTACTCATACTCTATCGGTTTCATCTACATACTGGGAGGCTTGCTCTGTGTGGGTGGGCTGGGACCAGCTGTGGCTTTCTGCTCAGAG CATCCTGTTAAGACGTACGGTTAtgccttcttcttctctcttacGGGTTATTTCGGGATCTCCTTTGTGCTAGCCTTAATCAAGCTGTTTGGCGCCCTGGTTGCAGTAACAg TGACCACTGGAAGAAAGGCCATGACCATCATACTTTCCTTCATGTTCTTCACCAAACCATTCACTTTTCA GTACATCTGGGGCGGCCTTCTGGTGGTCTTCGGCATCTTCTTGAAtgtttacagtaaaaacaaagagaaaatgaaactcCCTACGTTAAAGGACGTCAGGAGCTGGCTGCTGACGAAAAAGAAAGTCCGATTTCTGTCGCAAAACGTGTAG
- the slc35b3 gene encoding adenosine 3'-phospho 5'-phosphosulfate transporter 2 isoform X2: MSTKYGLVGYNSSRKHISISIPSSTEVMSPHIKSVEELRVLGINLSSLSAPTQFFICVAGVFLFYLIYGYLQELIFSVEGFKPFGWYLTLVQFGFYSMFGLVELQFTQDKRRRIPGKTYMMIAFLTVGTMGLSNTSLGYLNYPTQVIFKCCKLIPVMIGGVFIQGKRYNLTDVSAALCMSLGLIWFTLADSKVAPNFNVTGVMLISLALCADAVIGNVQEKAMKLHNGSNSEMVLYSYSIGFIYILGGLLCVGGLGPAVAFCSEHPVKTYGYAFFFSLTGYFGISFVLALIKLFGALVAVTVTTGRKAMTIILSFMFFTKPFTFQYIWGGLLVVFGIFLNVYSKNKEKMKLPTLKDVRSWLLTKKKVRFLSQNV; the protein is encoded by the exons ATGAGCACCAAATATGGCCTGGTGGGTTACAACAGTTCGCGGAAGCACATCTCTATCTCCATTCCATCGTCCACAGAGGTGATGTCGCCTCACATCAAGTCTGTGGAGGAGCTGAGGGTTCTGGGAATCAACCTGAGCAGCTTAAGTGCCCCAACACAGTTCTTTATCTGTGTGGCTGGAGTCTTCCTCTTTTACCTTATCTACGGATATTTGCAG gaattaatattttctgtggAAGGATTCAAACCTTTTGGTTGGTACCTCACTTTGGTACAGTTTGGCTTTTATTCCATGTTTGGACTCGTTGAGCTTCAGTTCACGCAAGACAAACGCAGAAG GATACCAGGGAAGACCTACATGATGATTGCATTTCTAACAGTAGGAACTATGGGACTATCCAATACCTCTTTAGGCTATTTGAACTACCCCACCCAGGTCATCTTCAAGTGCTGCAAACTCATCCCAGTCATGATCGGAGGAGTTTTTATCCAAG GGAAACGGTATAACTTGACTGATGTGTCTGCTGCTCTCTGCATGAGTCTGGGACTCATCTGGTTTACCCTAGCTGACAGCAAAGTAGCTCCGAACTTCAATGTGACAG gtgTTATGCTCATCTCCCTGGCTCTGTGTGCTGATGCCGTGATTGGAAATGTGCAGGAAAAGGCCATGAAGCTCCACAACGGCTCCAACTCTGAAATG GTGCTGTACTCATACTCTATCGGTTTCATCTACATACTGGGAGGCTTGCTCTGTGTGGGTGGGCTGGGACCAGCTGTGGCTTTCTGCTCAGAG CATCCTGTTAAGACGTACGGTTAtgccttcttcttctctcttacGGGTTATTTCGGGATCTCCTTTGTGCTAGCCTTAATCAAGCTGTTTGGCGCCCTGGTTGCAGTAACAg TGACCACTGGAAGAAAGGCCATGACCATCATACTTTCCTTCATGTTCTTCACCAAACCATTCACTTTTCA GTACATCTGGGGCGGCCTTCTGGTGGTCTTCGGCATCTTCTTGAAtgtttacagtaaaaacaaagagaaaatgaaactcCCTACGTTAAAGGACGTCAGGAGCTGGCTGCTGACGAAAAAGAAAGTCCGATTTCTGTCGCAAAACGTGTAG